CAGTCGTTTGTCAATCATATATCCGGCTTGATATCCTGTAAACTGAGACATAGTAAAACGTCTGCTCTACCCAACACACATATAGACTATTTCTCTTGCTCCATATAGATGTCTGCCGGAAGTCCCCAGACAAGCGATACGGTAGCAGACGACAGTGACCTCGACGAACAGGATGGAACGCAGTCTCTCTATGGCGATACCAACACTCATCCAAATCCAGAACAACAAGATTCGATGAACAACAACTTTTGGAGGCCATTCTTTGGAGGCAATGATGATTGTGAAAGTCCCATGTCGGAAGACTCAAGCACGGAGAAAGAGTCGGACAAGGACAGTGATTATGACCCAGGGAATGATATGCAGTCGAGTAAACATGTACCAGGATGTACCGACCGCGACCTCTACTCCGTTGCGGAAAGCGAGGAGGTAAGAGGTCGATCCTCGCCTTGTAGCGACCGAGCGTTCTGGAACATGCCCTTCGATAAGAAGGTAAACACGGACCTGAATCTGTTACCTCTCACACGTGGAGCGGCGTGCAAAGAAGGGGAGCTAACTGCTTGCGAGGCATTGATCCGGCTTGGCGAATGCAGGGACCATCTCAACAACGTTATCGAGCCAATGAAAACCGAGTTTCCCGCTAAACAGGAGAGTATCGATCGATACTCACAAGGCTTTTGTGAAAGGGACTCAGATTCCGCGGCAGTGAAAAGCCGGTCCAAGATGTATTATCCCCCTAATGGAGAGCCCCCGCTAAAAGTGCTTGTTACCGACGTCACCTGTAATTTCATAAAAGTAACGTTTGTGGAAAGTAACACTGAAAAAGGATTCTTCAGAAATTCGGTGGATACGAACTAATGTGCATATTTCGCCATCACCTCATAGCAGTGAGTCAGTGTATTCTACATTTCACAGTTTTGAGTCATCCCCGTCTGCCTGTGTGCAATCGACTCGCACGAGGATGTACCATCGCTGTGTTCTGTGAGGGTCTTAACCTGTGGGACAGAATCTCATAGAAAAGGAATTTGAATTTTCGAATGGATATTTGTGATAATTATTTACGGATTCTCTTGTTCGAAATGGATAGTGTATTTTGTGAGACTGGAAACTTTTTCCGAAAGTTCAAACGTCAAACGCGTAAAGCATCTTCGAATATTAATATACAGAGGTTTTCAAGGATACAGCGCAAAGTGCATAATAAACAAGAATTCACTGTGGAACGTATTGATGACCAAAGACCAAACTTTAATAACTTTCGTTGTTTTCACGGGATATATTGTACATATCAGTTCCATGTGCTTGGAGATTTTATAATAAACTGGAaatttcgactctagaaaatatttgtgtatGTAACTCGTGCCATACGCGCTGCCGTGACCAGTTCTGTACAGTTTCGTTTGGTGTACTTAacacaaatgtttgaaatagacAATAGTAGAGATATACCCACCCATCGACATCCTCAATCTGTGGACCATCTTCTGACTTGACATCTGCACTAACAAGTTCATGCCTTGTGTGTGTAGCTATGGACCATGTGCTcgtgatgcacgtgcatgacacatgtcaattgCTTTTTAAGATGACAGTCTCATCAGTCaatgtaacaaaacaaaaaaaaacatcagcACTTTTTTTCCATCTGCACAAAACACATTGGTGTAAGCTGGTGTAATGTGATAATGTATATAAAGTCTCTCTTCAAAAACCGTAAAATTCATTATTGTGTCGTTTATTTAGCACTTTACATTGGTAATAATAGGTATATACTAGAGAACTAGAAGCCACTaagctgaaaaacaaacaaaatggtcTCATTTTTACCTTCCGTCAGCTAAGCTtgtattcattattttgtcCGACGGTTTAGCATAAACGTGTGAAAAAAGAGGTCAGGATGTGACTTGTTGCGATGACTTTTTTCATAAAAAGGCATTTTTCTGTCGACACTCCGACATTAATGAGTACTGTGAAATCGAGTCGTCTTATCTTATTCAAGGTCATCATTAAGTGCTTTGGTGACTGATCTACCCCAAACAAGATACTAGTATGCAGGCAAATGGAATGAATGAAATCCCTTGATTTTACATACTGAGGCCGAAAATGTTATCCTTGAAAAGAAATGGAAATATTACGGAGGGAAGGCATTGAATAGGACATGACAAATATGGAGCATGTAATTTGAGACGTAGAGGTCAGTAATgaatacaaaatacacacattttTGATTGCCCAATGCAGCAGAGCACAGCCTGTGGTTATGTAGCTTTCGTTGTACGAAGTTAGTGACATACCATATCAGCTGATTGATCATTCATGACATATCAATCAATACAGTGTTAAGACATATCGATGTGATGCAGGCTATGCAACGCTTAGGGGAATCCCCTCTCTTGGAATCTCTAGAGATGTCATATTTCTGGGTTAATCAAACTACTGATAATCGTTCGATGCAGTTGATATATACACTGAGTGGTCAATATACTCTGAGTGGTCAATATATACTATGACACTGTGAATGAGCATGTCTACATTTCGCAGCGCTGTGCAGGCGTGTTGACACGGACGTTGCCTGATGCCATTTCTCGGCGGTGGAATTCGCCttggagttgtgtcccttggattCGTTGGGGACGCCAGGTTATGAAATTGATGATCTTTGATGCTTGTTTCTTTCATCAATTAACAGTGTATTCTACCCATTTCCGTGTTGACACGGACGTTGCCTGGGGCCATTTCTCGGCGATGGAATTCGCCtgggagttgtgtcccttggattCGTTGGGGACACCAGGTTATGAAATTGATGATCTTTGATGCTTGTTTCTTTCATCAAATAGCAGTGAATTCTACCCATTTCACACCAGTGGACACTTCCCATGTCGCCGTATCAAGTATGATGCCACTTGTGTGTTTCAAGGGATCAATGATGTTTGACACTTGAAGATACTGCAAATGTCGACTGGAAAATAACGTTTTGTTCTGTCTTGTAGCTGATTCATATCAGGTCATTACGTGCAATAATCATCAACGCAATACTGAACCTCATTTCACCTCGGGCGGTGGGATGCCCTAGTGGcaaaagctttcgctcgtcacgccaaagacccgggttcgattcccctcatgggtacagcgcgtgaagcccattttctggtgccccccgcttgatattgccggaatattgctaaaagcggcgtaaaactaaactcactcacccatttcaCGTCACCTCCATTTTTAGTTATAAGGAAATGATATGAGACGAAAGCTTCATTACGTGATCTTCCAAGAGGACGTCGATTCCCACGTCCCCCGCCGCGATGTGATGCtatcggcgtaaaaccaaccTCACTCACCCCGACACTCCAAGGTGACGAATATCGTAACTTCAGCACTTCGTACCAGACCCATTTAGCACAAGACGGTTGAGTCGTGTTCATGTTAATGCCACATTGAGGTTTTGTAGCAAGAGCCACTCCGAATGAAGCTGTATGTTATCGTGTATATTTAAGGTCAATGGAATCATCACCAGCCCTACTGACAGTCAGAACGTAAGTTGTGCTGAAACTCCATTGTAACAAACACAGGTgacatgttgtgtttgttgccGCCAGAAGGTGTCGCTCCGTGGTTTCCGTACAAATGTTTCTGAAATGTCAATTTTAACTAGTCTTGCACACATGTATGTCGTGATAGTGTTCTCGTAGAGGACCGAACTCAGTCATATTTATGGTGAGAAAGCACAGAATCATCGGGCCCCATACCGCATTTTCAGAAGTGAGATACTGAGTTTCGCTTCACACATTAGttatacccatgtagggaatcgaaccagagtccgctttaaccactgggctacccaacaaCCACTTTCAGATGTGGAAAAAAGACACAGGAACTACTACAGGCTAGGGCATGGGTGAGCAGTCAATGAGGGGATGCTGATCGTATGATGACAAAGT
The nucleotide sequence above comes from Haliotis asinina isolate JCU_RB_2024 chromosome 5, JCU_Hal_asi_v2, whole genome shotgun sequence. Encoded proteins:
- the LOC137283524 gene encoding chromobox protein homolog 8-like, whose protein sequence is MELPVLGDRIFQADNIQKKRYRKGRVEYLVKWKGYTLKHSTWEPKDNILDPLLIAEFEDKRQHWYGRKRQKLQQKRRQSQMSAGSPQTSDTVADDSDLDEQDGTQSLYGDTNTHPNPEQQDSMNNNFWRPFFGGNDDCESPMSEDSSTEKESDKDSDYDPGNDMQSSKHVPGCTDRDLYSVAESEEVRGRSSPCSDRAFWNMPFDKKVNTDLNLLPLTRGAACKEGELTACEALIRLGECRDHLNNVIEPMKTEFPAKQESIDRYSQGFCERDSDSAAVKSRSKMYYPPNGEPPLKVLVTDVTCNFIKVTFVESNTEKGFFRNSVDTN